In a single window of the Bacillus clarus genome:
- a CDS encoding glycoside hydrolase family 13 protein, with protein sequence MKPNNISRSFMQTLSLFILIFTTLLLFTPFSSKGYAATNDNNVEWSGLFHDQGPIYNSALEPSATQNVTLKFRVFKGDITSANIKYYDTVDGLFHTVPMSWISNDTTKIFDYWEGTIPASASRKYYRFQINDGNSTIWYNANGASASEQSAGDFYIIPNFKTPDWMKNGIMYQIFPDRFYNGDHSNDVQTNAYTYNGKPTLKKEWGSTVYAGTGFDNNLVFFGGDLAGVNQKLSYIKQTLGANIIYLNPIFKAPTNHKYDTQDYMTVDPAFGTNENLATLSSNIHSSSNGAKGYFILDGVFNHTGDSHKWFDKYNVSSDLGAFESQSSKWSAFYTFQSWPNAYASFLGFNSLPKLNYGTSGSAVRNQMYNNSDSVAKTYLKSPYNIDGWRLDAPQYTDANGGNGSNDVNHQIWSEFRNAVKSFNSNVGILGEYWGNANPWTSQGNQWDGATNFDGFTQPVSQWITGKDYSNNVAAISVSQFDSWLKGTRANYPTNVQQTMSNHLSNHDISRFGERAGGDIWKTYLALIFQMTYIGTPTIYYGDEYGMMGGADPDNRRTFDWSQVEPSNSAISLTQKLISIRNQYPALRTGSFMKLQVDDVNKVYSFGRFDTTNRIAVVLNNDSKKHTVTVPVWQLSMEDGSTVTDILTNSSYTVENGTVTVIVDGHYGAILAQ encoded by the coding sequence ATGAAACCGAACAACATTTCACGCTCATTTATGCAAACGCTTTCGTTATTCATTCTAATTTTTACTACATTATTGTTATTTACACCTTTTTCTTCTAAAGGGTATGCTGCCACAAATGATAACAACGTAGAATGGAGTGGTCTATTTCATGATCAAGGTCCAATATATAATAGTGCATTGGAACCATCAGCAACTCAAAATGTAACTTTGAAGTTTCGTGTTTTTAAAGGAGATATTACTAGTGCAAATATTAAATATTATGATACTGTAGATGGATTATTTCATACAGTACCTATGTCTTGGATATCCAATGATACTACTAAAATATTTGACTATTGGGAAGGAACTATACCTGCGAGCGCTTCACGTAAGTACTATCGTTTTCAAATTAATGATGGCAATTCTACGATTTGGTACAATGCCAACGGTGCTTCCGCATCAGAACAATCAGCTGGAGATTTTTACATTATCCCGAATTTTAAAACGCCGGATTGGATGAAAAATGGTATAATGTATCAGATTTTTCCTGATCGTTTTTATAACGGAGATCACTCGAATGATGTGCAAACGAATGCATACACGTATAATGGAAAGCCAACTTTGAAAAAAGAATGGGGAAGTACTGTATATGCTGGTACTGGTTTTGACAATAATCTCGTATTTTTTGGTGGAGACCTTGCTGGTGTTAATCAAAAGCTTAGTTATATTAAACAAACACTAGGTGCGAACATTATTTATTTAAATCCTATTTTTAAAGCGCCAACTAATCATAAATACGATACACAAGATTATATGACTGTAGATCCTGCATTTGGAACGAATGAAAATTTAGCGACATTATCATCAAATATACATAGCTCATCTAATGGAGCGAAAGGTTACTTCATTTTGGATGGGGTATTTAATCATACTGGAGACAGTCATAAGTGGTTTGATAAATATAATGTCTCATCTGATTTAGGAGCTTTTGAATCTCAATCTAGCAAATGGTCTGCTTTTTATACTTTCCAATCTTGGCCAAATGCATACGCTAGTTTTTTAGGGTTTAATAGCTTACCTAAATTAAATTATGGGACTAGTGGTTCAGCTGTAAGGAATCAAATGTATAATAATAGCGATTCTGTCGCAAAAACGTACTTGAAATCACCATATAATATCGATGGGTGGCGATTAGATGCACCACAATATACCGATGCAAATGGAGGAAATGGCAGTAATGATGTCAATCATCAAATTTGGAGTGAATTTAGAAACGCAGTTAAGTCATTCAATTCTAATGTAGGAATACTTGGAGAATACTGGGGAAATGCAAATCCTTGGACAAGTCAAGGAAATCAATGGGACGGGGCAACTAATTTTGATGGATTTACACAACCTGTTTCTCAATGGATTACAGGGAAAGATTATAGTAATAATGTAGCAGCAATCTCTGTTTCTCAATTTGATAGTTGGTTAAAGGGGACTCGTGCTAACTATCCTACTAATGTTCAACAGACTATGAGCAATCATTTATCTAATCATGATATTTCTCGTTTTGGCGAAAGAGCTGGTGGGGATATTTGGAAGACGTATTTAGCATTAATTTTTCAAATGACGTATATTGGTACACCAACAATTTACTATGGAGATGAATACGGCATGATGGGCGGTGCAGATCCTGACAATCGAAGAACATTTGACTGGTCTCAAGTAGAGCCTTCTAATAGCGCTATATCTTTAACACAAAAACTCATTAGCATTCGTAATCAATATCCTGCACTAAGAACAGGGTCGTTTATGAAATTGCAAGTAGATGATGTGAATAAAGTTTATTCTTTTGGCCGTTTTGATACCACAAATAGAATTGCTGTTGTATTAAATAATGACTCTAAAAAACATACTGTGACAGTTCCTGTTTGGCAATTAAGTATGGAAGATGGTAGTACAGTTACAGATATACTGACGAATAGTAGCTATACAGTGGAAAATGGTACAGTTACAGTAATAGTTGATGGGCATTATGGAGCCATTTTAGCTCAATAA